The genomic window ATTTGTGCTTTGTTTTGGGTGGTTAATCAGTTAGCTAGAGTGAAAGGGATAAAATACAGGTATTTAGAGGGCACACCTCCACATGGTATTTTGCTCTTTTGTAACCTAATCAACTTACACCAATGCAAACTTAATGTACATGCAGTTAAACTGGTTTGTCACTTTTAAAGCAGTTTAGCTTGATCTGATTATTTTACTGAATTCAGAGAACCAGTATAAACATGGTTTAAAGTAGTTTAAATGTGTCTGCACTAGGAGTTTGCTCTGATGTAATAAAACAATTTAACATTGATTCACATATACTGGTGATCTTTGCTAATATAGATAAGCCCTCATATTCGGTGAAAGGTCTGCTTTACAGCTACAGAAGCTAGAACATTCTCATGCTCTCGTGCTTAGAGATTGTAGTCCATTATTTTGAGAGAGAGCTAGTCTCTTGCATGCAAGACACCGCCCAGGTTTAATGAGCTCTCATAAAATGATTTATTCCAGAATGAGGCAAGTTGGATTCACCTGGCaacaacaatttttaaatctaCATGAAACGTCCACTAAAAAAGAAGTGGTTTCCACAGAAATGTCTATGCATATtcagtttaagaacataagagtgtccatactgggtcagaccaaaggtccatctcacccagtatcctgtcttctgacagtggccaatgccaggtgccccaaagagaatgaacagaacaggcagtcatcaaatgatccatcctgtcgcctattcccagcttctggcaaacggaggctaaggatgccatccctgcccatcctggccaatagccattgatggacctatcctccatgaacttatctagttcttttttgaacccttggccttcacaacatcctctggcaaggagttccacaggttgactgtgcactgtgtgaaaaaatacttccttttgtttgttttaaacctgctgcctaataatttcatttggtgacccctgattcttgtgttgTGAGGAGTAAATAATGctcctcatttactttctccacaccagtcatgattttatagacctccatcatatccccccttagttgtctcttttccatgctaagaagtcccagtctttttaatctcttctcatacggaagccattccataccccattTTTCCCCTTGTCCCCACTATTCTCATCTTGTTCCTTCCTTCAGCAGAGAGCATGGCTACTTCTGCTGCTGAGAATTAGGATAGAACTCTTCTAACATTCAGGACTTTATGGACCAGCTCTTCAGTAGCGTACAgtagagccccattgactttatgccaatttaaaccagctggggatctggcccaatgaatatgtaAATTGTGCTTCCCTCTTCTAGGGATAGGATCAAGTCTATTTTGCCACGTCACCTTCTAGTGGCAACATTCAACATTGCACACAAGCCCTAAAACTATTACACAAGCAGGAATGTTGCTCGGGTTATCACTAGCAATTTAATATTGACAAGTCTCCCAAACTCCACTGTGCAAAATAAATGCTAAGTGGAAGAGAGGGTCTCCCAGCACTTTTTAATGAAAGCAGACCACTTCCATTTAcattcttttctcttcctttaGCCTAGCATtaccaggatggaaaatgatGAAAGTGTATTAAGGAGGAAATTAGAAATGGTCTGTGGTGTTCCCCTATTCTGGAGTATTGTTGAAGAATGGGCCCAGGTGGAATCATTCCAAGCGAGGCCAGATGACCTTCTCATTTCCACCTACCCGAAATCAGGTGAGTGCCACTGATCTATTAGGAGATTCTTCTTATGCAGCTAAAAGGCACAAACCCAGGGCAGAAATGGAGGCTACTGCCCAACTCTTATACTACATACATGCCACATTCACACCATAACCCCTTTATCAGTTCCTCAGTTACGTATAGAAATCTCTTACTCAAAGCCTCCTCCATCTGTGCCTTCGTGATCCCTTTTCCTCAGTAGCTGGTCCCTGTGAGTAGAACTGGGCCCAGCTTTCCTGCATCAGAGCACGTGAGCCCAATCCATCCAATTAAAGGGGGCTGGGTTACACCTGGGCCTATAAAGGGCTGCCAGAGAGCAGGAAATAAGAGGTGAAGGAAGTGGGTGGGATAGGCTGTGCCTGGGGAAGGGAAGCCATGGTGGAGTAGAGCTAACTCCTGCAGTGGGTCCCTGGAGCAAAGGGCTAGGTGCTGAGGAAAGCAGCGCTGAGCCTACTGctccaggaagggagcagagctgaTTAGAACTCAGTGGGGAACTACCAGGAGGAGAAGTGCCAGACtgttttctgttgctcttcttgCCTGTGTTATGCGAATAAGCCTTCTCAAAGGtgactgggcagggcagggagtgtttGGAAGCTGGGGAGAAGCCATGCCCTGGGACAATGCTGTGCATAGAAAGAGAATAAGACCACAACCCCCTTTGTCCTAACAGGGATGTGTTCAAAAAGTGGCAAAACATTCCTTCCATGTTGCTCTCTTACCATCATTTACCATAAACTCTCCTGTtgctgcagcaaagaatcctgtggcaccttataggctaacagacgttttgcagcatgagctttcgtgggtgaataccctcttcttcggatgcaagttgcTGAATGCCATAGACTTTGTGGGCTAACACTGGAGTGCCCTCACTCAGTGTTCAGGAAGGGAAATTGTcaacttgattctgaccaacatgAGCTGGGGGTGAGTTCTTCTTTCACAGGATGGATGAAGTGGCTTTTTGCCCTCAACATAGGCTCAGCGCTGAAGAGTGGCAGGATTCTATCAATTCACACCTCCATTTGTGAGTAGTTTATTTCCCACAAGCCTAGTGGGAAATTTGCATTGGGTCTTCAGGCAATAGCAGAAACATTGTGATGTTATATCAAGTTTGTTGATATTGGACTTCCATGATGATAGGCCCTTTGAGTCACTTCGTTACTGACATCACATATTCAAGCGCAGGCCAAGAAAGCCCAGGAGCACTGATTTCACCACCCTCAAAGTCTGTTGCTAAAGGCCAGAGGCTAGAAGGGATcatcatctggtgtaaattggcataactccattgtcttcaatgtaCACTGGGAGAGGATCTGACTCCGTGTTTATGACCTGCCTACTGCATGCTAGAAGAGTATTTAGCGAGGTTGCTTTATATTTCCAGGCACAACCTGGTTCAGTGAAATTGTGGACATGATCTATAACAACGGTGATGCAGAGAAGTGTAAACGGGATGCGATTTACGTTCGGGTCCCTTTCATGGAGCTGATCATCCCAGGAATTTCAAATGGTAAAGATTCGCACACTGCAGGCAGGCTCCGGGAGAGATTGGAGCTGCAGCTTTGACAACCCTCCCTTTAGGAATTGTGTTGCCCAAAACTGAATACGAGGATATATACTTACCTCCCTGGGCTGTTGGGAGGGTTGGTTAACTGgcgccaaattctgtcctcagatatATACAAGCCAATCTCCCAGACTGTGCTGGGAGATGCACGTATAGATCTGAGGATAGAATTTAGCCTTTACTGTTTCTAAAGCACTCTGAGTTCTTTGGAATGAAAGGCACTCTGAATCTGATCCAtagtgcactgaagtcagtggaaagattcccactggaTCTGACCCTATATAAGTGCAAACTGTCAATGGTATTAGGATCCTGTGCACAAAGAACTTAAATatgaactgaaatgttttaaaaataacttaatACAAAAATTGattaaggtgggattttcaaaagagtttatAGGAATTAGGTGCCGAATTCCCAGTTATGATCAACAGAGGTTGAGCACCTAACTCtcatattttcttttgaaaatcccaccgtAAAGGTAAGATTTCCACTGTTCGCAAGGGGAGTTGttaggtgctgagctcttttgaaaatctggccctaaaagggGTATAGAATATTATATGTTCACACTCTGACATTTTTAAGATGTGCTACTATATTTTTACAGAGCTATAGTCACACCTCATtaaaagatgggggtgggggagagaagatttCTCATACAGCTTCACATAAGTACATTTCACTTGTATCAGAAAAGTTAGAGATGGACACGGCTGATTAGATGATCTAGTCTCACTTCCTGAAAACTACCCCCTGTGGAAACTCTGCCAGATGTGCACACAActtgtgtggcaaagtacctgcttctcctcagctggctcagtccctttttgccttggagacacaggcttgggcaaagtaaaagccttcccagtcacgcagggtctggctgatcctcctctcagtcagtcccttgctgtcTTACTccgacagagtgcagtcttccttgctggaagagggcagagccttgctgcacctatttgctggcagcttctctgcttctctcatcccccccccccgtttccctgccagggagggtttaaaaaggtcaccagcaattggggccagctgaacctaattagttccctggtaacccctgttccagctgaacctaatgtctcacagctgtctctcctcaatggatagggagaagtcTTTTAagccccctgggactaattcctacccttcccccccccccctttgtagccatttggcctgggtttgccacacttGCCTACCCAGCAGTGAGGGAGATTTCACCAGCTCCACTTTCAGAACCAATGTATGGTTCTTTAGTTGCTTAAATCTACTTCTATCCTTATCCACATCTATCTGGACTTCATCCAGTAGAGAGAGACAGAATGGCAGCTCAGGATTATTAGTGGCTGCGGGCCCAATTCCTCTCTTCGTAACAATGGCCCTCTGAGTATAAACAGTTTACGATCAAAGCTGTAATAGTCCTGTTTTTCCCTTTAATCCCTTTTGTATTTTTTAGGTGTCGCACAGCTGGCTAAAATGCCCTCTCCCCGATTAGTAAAGACCCATCTTCCTGTTCAACTCCTTCCTGACTCCTTCTGGGAAAACAACTGCAaggttattattatttctttgcaTTGCGGTAGCAGAGGCTCCAAACAAGATGGACATCCCATTGCACTACACTCTGTGAATACACATGCAAGAGAAAATTCCTGCCCTGCAGAGTTTGCAATATAAATAGACAAAGGAAGCACtactatacccattttacagatggaggactAAGGAatggagagattaagtgacttgcccaagatcacataatGAATCTGTGAGAGATCCGGCAGCTGAACCTAGATCTCAGGCAGTGCCTTCTCCATATGAGCAGCCTTCTATCTGAGATTTGCCACTGGAAATTAATACACTAATGGATTAAGCTGGAGTTTCCATAGGATTCTAGTGCTACTGTGtgtttagttgttttttttaaacatacacagAGATTCTCAGTGACTAAATCCAACCACCATCCTAAGTACTGATGGTCAAACAATGCATCACTCAAATGAGCCTAATTTGACATGAGATATCATCCCTGAATTTCTACAATCCATGCACTTTGCAGACATATTTGATACCCTCagcagtttgcttttttgaccgccctTGCACACTGCGtgcacatcttcagagaactatccacgatgactccaaaatctttttcctgactcgttgtagctaaattagctcccatcatattgtatgtatagttggggttattttttccaatgtgcattactttacatttatccacattaaatttcatttgccattttgtcacccaatcacttagttttgtgagatctttttgaagttcttcacagtctgcttttgtcttaactatcttgagcagtttagtatcatctgcaaactttgccacctcactgtttacccctttctccagatcattccactagttacccctctccattctgagaatttaccattaattcctaccctttgttccctctcttttaaccagttctcaatccatgaaaagaccttcccttttatcccatgacaacttaatttacgtaacagtcTATTGTGTATAAAACTCACTCGCGATGCTCATGCGAGCTCATGCtctcctcccgcactgatagggcccagcttaatgcatggaggccttcagtggcagaggccaggaaagaattaagtgagcacaaagagcggaggcaggacatgatgctgaggctaatgggggagcaaacggacatgatgaagcgtctgttggagctgcaggaaaaccAACAAGAGCAgagacccccactgcatccactgtctaaccgcctgccctcctccccatgttccatagccgccTCACCCAGACgcgggggtttttttttgttttgttttttaaccctgCTTTGCTGGCTGCGCCAtattcccccgccccctttgccgctccagccacaccgttcccctgcccccccccgctttgccgctccagccgtgccgtGTTTCCCCCCCACTTTACCGCTCCAGCCATGGCAtgttcccccccccactttgctgctccagccgcacGGTTAccccccctcctgctttgccgctccggccgcgctgtgtttttgtttgtttttttcccctgctttgccgctccggccaccccccccccccactttttttttttttttttgcttggggcagcaaaaaagccagagccggccctgttggaaACGATCGCATCAAATGTAATGCCAAACCCTTCTGGACTGGGATTGGTTCCTTTCTGAAATTATCTTTCTATGGCCTCCAGCATCTGAAAGAGGAATACCCAGGCACCATGCAGTCACAGGGAGATGGATGGGCACGTCCCCTCCCTGAGAACGTAAAGGCACAAACTTaacatagtacacctctacctcaatataacgctgtcctggggacccaaaaaatcttaccgcgggttatattgaacttgctttgatccaccagactGCGCAGCCCCgcgttcccccccctccccccggccccaccgagcactgctttaccatgttatagccgaatttgtgttatatcgggtcacgttatattggggtagaggtgtattttcttGGGCTGTCCTAATGTTTGGTGATGTGCCTTGCTAGGCTGGAGACTCAGGCCTGgactacactacaaagttaggctgACATAAGCTGCGTTAGGTCGATTTATTAATGTTTGTTTCCAGTATAACACTATTCAGTTGTAAGGGGCTAGAGACTTTGTGGAGTCACTAAGGTCAGGTCCTGGGATACTTTGAGTTGTTCTGGTTGATTAAGGAGGGAGACTGATGCACAAACTGTGATCACCGCAGTGCAGCGCCTTAGAGCCCAGGTGCTATAGAAGaagagggaaattgaggcacccatGAATCATTTAACAAGTAAAAGGTCTTTGGTTCCAGGGACGGGTGAATTCTGAGCAATCTCAGGCAGTTCATTTGCCATCTGACCAATaatgtcttatttatttatttaattaatatttacTGGTTTTTGCAGCAGTTACTGTCACCTTCACTCATGCTGATTAGCACTTTCCTGCCGGGGATAGCTCCCAGAGTGAAGTAATATTAAATGTAAGCAACAccggcagaatctggccctggaaTTGATAGGTTGATTTTGAGtggtttgtttattttactttaaGCATAAACAAAGCAGCAGGCTCAGAAGAGGTGGAATTAAAGGTCTGGATTTTCTCCATTATGCTGTGGATGGTTTAAATGGTTGTGAGCCAGAAGGGCTCAGAGTTCAAATTACTGATTCATCTTTCCAAACAGAGATCACCTACCATTCCAGCAAGGAACCAGTCACAGTCGGCAAACCTTGCTGTGACTCTATGGCATAGCTTGGAGGATTGTAGCACAAGCAGCTCTGCTGCACTGGCTCATAGGGAAGCCGGCAGGGGTTAGAAGAGGGGAAATTAAGATGTTGAAGGCCTAACATTGGGATGTGAGAGGGGGCAGCAGCATCTCTCTTGTCCCACATTAGCTGGGATAGGCCAGTGTGGTGCATTATATAAATGGTAAACTCCCCTCGGGGCTGCAACCATGTCTTCTCCTGTGTCATGTAGGCAGCTGCTGAGCACAGTGATGACGCCCATCAAAAACATAACAATGGAAAATCAACTAGCAGTTGTGTTGGCCTAGGAGAGGCCTCTCGCCATCCCTGAAAATGGGTATGGTGGCATGGGCTTGCAGGCCTGCCACAAAAAGAGCTGTGGAGTGAGCCACTTGCCATCAGTACCTGCATTTGACAACGCTGGCACACTATCATGTTTGACTACAGATTAATGCTATTCCATTGCTCCTCAGCCTCAGGCGAGCAGAAGAGATGTCGctagaacagcggttctcaaacttcattccaCTCTGCAacccccccttctgacaacacaaattgctacatgaccccaggagggaggaccaaagcctgagtccaccggagccctgccgccccggtTGGAGGCcatagccaaagcctgagccccgcccccactgcctcaggtgggggaggggcccaaagacaaagcccaagggcttcagtcccaggcaggtgggggtcccagcaagtctaagccagccctggcaactccattaaaatggggtcatgactcactttggggtcccgacccacaggggAGAACCGCTGAGCTAGAATATTGAAGATCCTAAATGAATAGGCTGAATATCATAAGTGCTGTTTTGGCTGGAAGAACAGTGGATGGGGTTCCTGCTTGACTGTTCCTTGCGGGATAAACTTGGTTCTTGACTGGATTTTTGTTCTCTCCTCTTCTTTCCAGGCACTACATGGATGAGTGAAATTGTGGACATGATTCTGAACGATGGAGATCCTGACAAATGCAAGAGGGATGCAATtttcaacaaagtgcccatgttGGAATTTGCTGCCCCTGGAAAGATGCCACCAGGTAAACGTAGGACTAGTGTCGGGTGATTCCAGACAAAAAGGTcaatgattctgtgtggctgGCTTGCAGCTCAGGAGAGGAAAGAAGGGATTatggctggagcactggcctAAGACTCAGAAGATCTAGGTTTGGTtcctgactttcagtgagacttggaTGCTTTTGGAAATGTTACCTTTAATGCCTTCTCTAGCGGCATCAATGATCCCTTTGAACCTCTGCTTCCCAGGTACAGAGAAACTGGCCGAGAAGTCATCTCCTCGTTTAGTGAAAACCCACCTCCCAGTCCAGCTCCTTCCAATGTCCTTCTGGGAAAATGGCTGCAAGGTAACCAGTAGCTGGGAACTCAGACCTTCTGGACAATGGGATGATAGGGGAAGTATCGTTTGCCTTGAGCACACAGAATACTCATGGTAGTCCCAACCTCCGCCAGGTTCCTCTTCCTCATTTTTACCCACTGACTCTTTTCTCCAGTGGGAAGAGTTTAATTGTGAGTTTCCATGGTGATATCTACCTAGAGCAGCATTTTTGCAGCTTTACCTTTACAACATTGGGATGCAAGTTTGTATTCATagttaggctgagattttcaaagatccCTAAGGGATCCAGACATCCAGTTCCCATTAAAATTGGCCTCATGGGATTCCAGTGCCTTTAGTTGAGTGTTTTTCCAGCCTTCAGCTTTGCAGGCTCCCCCTGGGATCTGACAATCAGACTGGGTTCTTCCTGGCTCATACATCACCATCAGTAACAAAGATCCTGGAAAGCAAATTTTGCCAACATCACCAACATCTGTGCAACACCCATTGATTTAAAATACTGTTTCCTGGGCAatccccattgtcttcaatggggttACCCACCCATAACTGGGGGGTAAATGTGGTCTTGCAATTGCAACTCAACTAACAGTTCCGCCTGATGGTATGAGAGCCAGAGTACAATCCAGCTCACTCCtctgtagccatgttggcccTGCAGGGCATGATGTATTTTGCCACGATATGAATGGCTATGTCTGAATACACATGGGAGCAGACCCACTGACTGCTACACCCAGGGGAGTAGAACGATGTGCCCCAAGGGCAGGGCACATCGGGATCGCATTGTTTCCATCCTTCAGAGGTAGGCTGGTTTAACCTGCAACTCAGGCTCCATAGGAGGTCCCCAGGGGGATGCACTGACTTAACTAATCCCCCAGGCATCCTGGTCACAATCCCTCCTTGGCAAACACCACTCCCTTTGGCAGTTGTGCTGACCGCTTGTTGTTCCCCTAGTGGAGTACTAGTACTGCCAGAGTTTCCATCCCTGCGGGGCCTGTGCACTAGGTTACACTGGCAGAAATGTGTGGTGTTGTtttccccatttttacagatgaggaagctgagaaacagagagctcGACCCAAGACCACAGAGCCAGTGGAAAAGCTAGTGTCCGAGCCAGGATTAGAGCTCCTGTAGCTTCCATTCCCATGCCCAGTCCATGGTGCGCTACTCTCAGACCACAGTGTCCAGGGGCGCTTCCAGTCCCTGCAGCTTTAATCTGGGCCTTGAGCCACAGTTTGGATCCCCTGCAGTAGGGCTGGGATTTTGAAAGGAGACTAAGGAAATTAGGCACCAAACTCCCtaaggcacctctgaaaatccaagtCTAGAGCCACTCAGAACTCAAGGACACCGAGGCAATATggattcttctcttcttcctgccACAGATGATCTATGTTGCCCGAAATGCCAAAGATGTAGCTGTCTCCTTCTACCATTTTGACCTGATGAACAAGCTGCATCCAGACCCCGGCACGTGGGAGCAATACATTGAGAAATACATGGCAGGCAGAGGTGAGACTGACATCTGTTAGCAATTCATGTTCCTGAGGTTTTAAATTGATGCTGCTTGAAGCATAAAGGAAAAGAGACTTGCAACTGCAGGTGAATTTCTCCAGGCCAGGTTCTGCCTCTTGGTGGAAAAATTGGATGCTGTGCCTTTCAGTGTACTCTCTGTATACTAGGAAATGCAGTGAGAACTGAGGGAGGGAATTTTCCTAGTAGACCAGTGAGTTTGAGTAGCC from Mauremys mutica isolate MM-2020 ecotype Southern chromosome 5, ASM2049712v1, whole genome shotgun sequence includes these protein-coding regions:
- the LOC123372010 gene encoding sulfotransferase 1 family member D1-like isoform X1; this encodes MENDESVLRRKLEMVCGVPLFWSIVEEWAQVESFQARPDDLLISTYPKSGTTWMSEIVDMILNDGDPDKCKRDAIFNKVPMLEFAAPGKMPPGTEKLAEKSSPRLVKTHLPVQLLPMSFWENGCKMIYVARNAKDVAVSFYHFDLMNKLHPDPGTWEQYIEKYMAGRVAYGSWYDHVKGWWEKRKDHPILYLFYEDMKEDPKREIRKVMHFLGKDLKEEVLDRIVYHTSFEMMKENPTTNYKMTPNDVMDQSISPFMRKGIAGDWKNHFTVAQNETFNEDYERKMAGTNLQFRTEI
- the LOC123372010 gene encoding sulfotransferase 1 family member D1-like isoform X3, whose amino-acid sequence is MENDESVLRRKLEMVCGVPLFWSIVEEWAQVESFQARPDDLLISTYPKSGTTWFSEIVDMIYNNGDAEKCKRDAIYVRVPFMELIIPGISNGVAQLAKMPSPRLVKTHLPVQLLPDSFWENNCKMIYVARNAKDVAVSFYHFDLMNKLHPDPGTWEQYIEKYMAGRVAYGSWYDHVKGWWEKRKDHPILYLFYEDMKEDPKREIRKVMHFLGKDLKEEVLDRIVYHTSFEMMKENPTTNYKMTPNDVMDQSISPFMRKGIAGDWKNHFTVAQNETFNEDYERKMAGTNLQFRTEI